Genomic segment of Rhodococcus sp. W8901:
TCGAGATCGACTTCGCGCCCGCGCGCGGCCGACTTCAACGCTCCCCAGAGGAACACTCGACGTGAGTGGTTGAAGATCGTGTCATCGGCCACGTCCCGGACCAGCGAAGTGGCCTCTCGAACCAGGTCGGTGTCGGGAATGGCGATACCTGCAATGACTTCAGGCATTGGTTGCCTCCAGAGTCGCGGATCACTTTGACGGATTCCACTGTTCCGAACTGTCCGGCGCGCACATGTCGGCCTCGGCGAACACCTGAGCCGGCCCCGCCACGTCGAGCATCTTCACGTCGTCGAACACGATGAAGACGGCTGCTCGACCATGCGCCATGGTCTCTGCCTCTCGTGTTTGTCGCTGCGATGAGTATGTCAGGAACGGTCGATGGCGAGCCGGTGTTCGTCCCGGCAGGCGCCGACCTCCTACGCTGCTCGCCATGCGGAGGTTCAGTCTGTGGCTGCGTGAACGGCCCATGGTGGCGGACTCGATGCTCGCCGGGTTGCTGTTCGCCCTCGAGATCGCGTCTGCGTTCGGCCGGACGGCGCCGGTGCTGTACGTGATCACCGGTGCGGGGCTGTGTCTGCCGCTCGTGTGCCGGCGCCGGCATCCTCGTGCGGCCGCGACCGTCGTGCTTGTCATGTCGATCGTGTGCACGATCACGCTCTACGCCACCGACGATCTCAACGCCGGCGAGAACTCGCACCCGGGCGTGTTCGCCCTCGCGATCTCGCTGTACACGCTCGTCGCCTACGTGGGCCGGCGGGCGGCCGCCTACTACGCAGTCGGTCTGGTGGTCGACACCACGGTGTCGATCCTGTTGCTGGACCAGGACGCGCTCCTGATCGGGATCTTCTCGGCGCTCGCGTACACGCTGTCCTGGATCCTCGCCGAGTTCCTCGGCGCCCGCCGCGCCTACGACGAGGAGGTCGCCGCGCGCCTGACGATCGCGGAGTTCGACCGGGACCGGCGCGCCGAGGACGCCGTCTACGCCGAACGCACCCGCATCGCCCGCGAGTTGCACGACGTCGTCGCGCACGCGGTGAGCGTGATGATCGTGCAGGCGGACGGTGCGTCGTACGCGCTGCACCGGGACCCGGAGAAGGCGGAGCGGGCGCTGTCGAACATCGCGGGCACCGGCAGGCAGGCGCTGTCCGAACTGCGCCGCACCGTCGCGTTGCTGCGCTCGCCCGCGACCCCCGACGAGATGCCGCAGCATGGCACCGCCGGCCTCGCCCGGGTGGTGGAGACGATGCGTGAGGCCGGGCTCGCCGTCGAACTGGTGCAGTCCGGCGCCATCGACGACGTCAGCCCGTCGGTCAGCCTGGGCGTGCACCGACTGGTGCAGGAGTCCCTGACGAACGTGCTCCGGCACTCGGGAGCGAACCCGAAGGCGTGGGTGCACGTCGCGCGCCGCGACTGCGACGTCCTCGTGGAGGTCGTCGACAACGGCAGTTCCCGGTACGGCAGCGCCGCGGCCCGCAAGCGGATCGTCGGCTCCGGCAACGGGCTGGTGGGCATGCGCGAACGCGTCGCGGTGCTCGGTGGCACCCTCGAGGCCGGACGCCGACCCGACGGCGGCTGGACCGTGCGCGCCGAGATCCCACTGGACCCCGACGAATGAGGATGCGACCGGGCACCGACACCCACTAGATTCGTCGGGTGCCCATCTCCGTGCTGCTCGTCGACGACCAGGAACTCATGCGCATGGGCTTGACGATGGTCCTCGACGCCCACGACGACATCGTCGTGGTGGGGGAGGCTGCCGACGGGGCGGGAGCCATCCAGGCCGCCGCGGATCTGCGGCCGGACGTGGTGTTGATGGACGTGCGGATGCCCGTGGTCGACGGGGTGACCGCCACCGCGCGGATCCTGGGGTCCGGCGGTCCCAGCCGGGTGCTGGTCATGACCACGTTCGACCTCGACGAGCACGCCCTGAGCGCGCTGCGCGCCGGGGCCAGCGGATTCCTCCTCAAGGACACACCGCCCGAGGACCTCGTCTCGGCGATCCGCAGCGTCGCCGCCGGCGACGCCGTCGTCTCGCCGCGCGTCACCCGGCGGTTGATCTCCCGGTTCCTGAACGACGACATCACGCCGTCCCGCGACCCGGCGGTGCTCGACGTGCTCACCGACCGCGAACGCGAGGTGCTGTGCCTCGTCGCCGGAGGCCTGTCGAACTCCGAGATCGCCGACAAGCTCTACCTGTCCGAGGCCACGATCAAGTCCCACATCGGCCGCGTGTTCGCCAAGCTCGGAGTGCGCGATCGCGTCCAGGCCGTCGTCCTGTCCTACGAGACTGGGCTGGTGCGGCCGGGTATGTGACAACGGGCACGGACGTCCTCATGGATGTTGCTGGTGGCGTGGCAGAGGGTGGTTGCGGGGTAGATCAGTGGTGGTCCTCCGATGAGGCATTGGACGTTGTCGACGGAGGCTTGGATGCCGTCTGTCGCGAGGTCTGCTGCGGCTTGGCTGCGGACGGCGTTCTCGATGTCCTTGGGGGCGAGTGCCCCTGTGTCGGGCCGGGGGGGCAACTGGGCGGTCGGTGGGGGTTGAAAACTGGCGGCTCACCATCCCGGACCTCCATCTCGTAGATGGGTTGGTCGGGTTCCGAGTCGCCGCACGAGGTCAGGGCCAGGGGCAGCAGGAGCGCGGCGAGGCAGACCGGTCCGAGATCGTCAGTGACAGTGCGGCATTCGACAGTGGGAAGCTCCGGCCGACGCTAGCAACGACATCGCGAGCACCGTCGCACCGACGCCGCACTGGCCGAGATCGCCGCGCCGCGCTACGATTGCGCCGATGACGACTCACTCTGATCCAAGATTGGGGGCCCAATTCGCACACGGTGAGTGCTGATGCACCATCCGACCGCGAACGGGACCAATCCCCGACTTTCCTTCTGGCTGCGCGTGCGCGAGTTCGCCGTGCCGCCGTCCATGATCGAGACCGCAACCAACCGACGCCTCGCAGATGACTGGTCCGGGGCCTGTGCCGCAGCGGGTTTCGACGACGACATCGACCTGCGGGCACTGACCCGCAGGCATGGCCGGGACATCGCGACACAGGTCCTGGCCGACCTGCGACACCTGGCACCTGACCTGCTGCGCTGGCATCTGCCGCGGGTGGCACCCGACGGACTGTTGCGCCCCGGACTGACTGTCGCGCTGGCGCGATATGGTCAGCCGGAACGCCGAAACAGTTGCAGCGAGCCCGGTTCGGTACAACTGGTGGCCCGCACCGCGCCTTCCTGGGCGGATGCCGGACAGCGGATCGTACTGACCCTGTGGGACAGCACGGGCTCCACCCACCACCCCCATCCCCGCCCCAACCGGCGGTACCGACTCGACCTCCATCGGTACCTGTGGGACGTGCGATGGGTCGGTGATCTACGAATTCGCTGCGGGACAGGGATATCACCGGCCCTCGCCGCGGCCGATCCCGCCCTGGCCGAGTCGGTACCGGAGGGCTGCGCCGTGGACCGCTGGGCGGCTGAAGCCGGAATCCTGCTCCGCGCGGACGGCCAGCGGGACGGACCCGTGCGGGTGCGGTGCGGGGGTCGGTACGACGTGGTGGTGGAGCCGATCGGCGGCGGCGCCGATCCCGCCGCGGTGCGGCTCGTGGACGACTACCCGCGAGGTCGGCTCGCCGCGCTCCCGGTGCTGCCCGATGCCGCGACCTGGGTGCTGCCCGATGTCGAGCTCCTTCGGTCGGGAGCGATCACCGCCGACCGGTTGCACCCGCTGGTTGCCGCCGCGCTGGAGCCGGGCTGGTCTCCGCCGGCTCCGTCCCGGACGCCGAATCGGGAGAACCGGATCAACTTGGTGGACTGCCGCGGTGAACGACACCGGATCGGACTGGCCGACGGTGCACTGACCGCACTCGATCACGACCCCGCCGAGGTCCGACGCGAGGAACTGCTCGTCGCACTGGGTGGCACCCCACTACCGTGCCTGCAGGCCATCGACCAGGCCCATCGCCGTCCGGACTGCCTGCCCGGCGTTCGTGAACGTCTGGAGCACGGAGACGCCGCCGGGGCGCTGGCCGTCGTCGAAGGACTGCTCGGCCCCGACGCAGTCCTTCGCGACGGCCCCCTGTTGGACGAACTCCGGGCGTCCGCGGATCGCCGGAGCACGTACGACAGGTTTCGCACCGAACCGGTGGAGACGCCGCCCGTATCGCGATCGCGGCGCTCCAGGCGGTCGCGGCGCGCCCGCTCACGCTGAGCCCTCCCTTCACATCCCCGAAATCCGCTGTCCCGCAATGCGGCCGGATGGCCGCCGTCTGCGACTCCCTCGACAACACAGGTGATGCACATGTCTTCCACGCTCCTTCCGAACCGGTCCGGGACCGAACTCGACAGTGCCGCAGCACTGTCGGCGATGCTCGGCGCGGTCACCACCGAACCCCGTCCCGACGACCAACTCGAGGCCCTCACCCTGGCCGTGTCCGCGGACCTGCCGGTACTGCTGTGGGGTGAACCGGGAATCGGCAAGACCGCCGCCCTGACCCAGCTCGCCGAGGCCGTGGACCTTCCGCTGACCACCGTCATCGCGAGCGTCCACGAGCCGTCGGACTTCTCGGGTCTGCCCGTCCTCGGGGACGACCCGGCAACACACGGTGTCCCGATGGCCCCGCCCGACTGGGCCGTCCGGCTCGTGCAGGCCGGGCGGGGGCTGCTGTTCCTGGACGAACTGTCGACGGCACCGCCCGCCGTGCAGGCAGCCCTGCTCCGGCTCGTCCTGGAAAGACGAATCGGGGCACTGCAACTCCCGCCCGGTGTCCGCATCGTGGCCGCCGCCAACCCACCGTCCTCGGCGGCGGACGGCTGGGAACTGAGCCCACCGTTGGCGAACCGCTTCGTGCACCTGCACTGGACCCACGACCACGAGGTGGTCGTCCGGGGCCTGGGCGGAACCTGGCCGCGCGCGACGTTGCCCCGTCTCGACCCGGCCAAGTTCTCCGACGCGGTGACCTTCGCCCGCCGCGCGGTCTGCGAGCTCCTCACCGCTCGCCCCGCTCTCGTGCATCAACTCCCGAACAGTCAGACCCGCCGCGGCGGCGCCTGGCCGTCCCCGCGGAGCTGGGACATGACCGTGCGGCTGATCGCCTTCGCCACCGCCGCCTCGTCGTCGACGGACGTGCTGTCCCTGCTGGTCCGGGGCAGCGTCGGCGACGGGCCCGGTTTCGAGCTGCTGGCCGCCATCGACCGCATGGACCTCCCGGACCCCGAGAGTCTGCTCGCCGATCCGACGGCCGCCGACCTCCCCGATCGCGGCGATCTGCGCCAGGCCGTGCTCGACGCGGTGGTCGCCGCAGTCCGCCGACGGCCGGAGAAATCCCGCTGGGACGCAGCGTGGATGCTCCTGGTCGCCGCGGTGCAGACCGGGCCACCGGACCTCGTGGTCGTCCCGGCGACCACACTGGCCGCCCTGCGCCGGGAGGACTGGGAGGTGCCGGCGGAGATCGACCAGCTCGCCGGGGTCGTGTCGGTGTCTCTGGCGGCGGACCGCGCCGCCGACCGCGCCTCGGCGCAGGCCCGTCGATGACGGCGGCGCAGGCGCTCGATCCGGACAAGATCTACGCCGCCCGGCTGCACGCCGCGCGCGCCCGGCCTTACCTGGCGACCGCCCTGTATGCGCTGCACATCGTCGCGTCGCCCCGGGTGCCGACAATGGGTGTGGACCGGCACTGGCGCTGCTACGCCTCGCCCGTCTTCGTCGCCCAGCGGCCGGCGGAGGAGCTGGCCTCGCACCTGGTCCACGGGGTGTCGCATCTGCTGCGCGATCACCACGGCCGCAGCGACCGCTACGCCCGCGCACACGACCTGACCGGTCGCGCGGAGCGGCTACGGATGAACCTGGCCGCCGACGCAGAGATCAACGACGACGCGTTCGGCGACGGATTGCTGATACCCGACGATGCCGTTCTGCCGTCGACCCTGGACTTGCCCGGCGGGCAGCTCATGGAGGACTACCTGCGCCAGTTCCGCCTCGGTCCCCGCACCGACGGTCTGACGTGGCTCGACTGCGGCAGCGGAGCCGACGGGCTGTGTCGGGAGTGGGAACTCGGTCCAGACGGGGCGAACGGGCTCAGCGACCAGCAGCGGGACGCTGTCCGATTCCGGGTGGCACACAGCATCGTCGGTCAGCCCGGAAATGCGCCCCGCGGATGGCAGCGGTGGGCGGAGGAAGCACTGCACCCGACACAGCCGTGGCGAGCCCTGCTGGGCGCGGCGATCCGCACGGCCACCTCGTCCTCCGGCACCGGAGAGAACTACACCTACCGTCGCCCGGCGCGGCGCTCCGCCGCCGTGCCCGGCGCGGTGCTGCCGAGCTTGCGGCGCACCCCACCCCGGGTGAGCGTGATCGTCGACACGTCGGGATCGGTCAGCGACGCCGACCTGGGCAGCGCACTGCTCGAGGTGGCCGCCATCACGCGGGCCGTGGGCGGGCGTCGCGACCTGGTCACGGTGCTGTCGTGTGACGCGGCGGCCCGGGTCGTGCACCCGCTGTGCCGGGCTGAGGACATTCCGCTGTTCGGCGGCGGTGGCACGGATCTGCGCGCCGGATTCACCAGAGCGCTACGCAGTCGGCCCCGCCCCGACGTGGTGGTCGTCCTCACCGACGGCCAGACCCCTTGGCCGAGCA
This window contains:
- a CDS encoding sensor histidine kinase, with the translated sequence MRRFSLWLRERPMVADSMLAGLLFALEIASAFGRTAPVLYVITGAGLCLPLVCRRRHPRAAATVVLVMSIVCTITLYATDDLNAGENSHPGVFALAISLYTLVAYVGRRAAAYYAVGLVVDTTVSILLLDQDALLIGIFSALAYTLSWILAEFLGARRAYDEEVAARLTIAEFDRDRRAEDAVYAERTRIARELHDVVAHAVSVMIVQADGASYALHRDPEKAERALSNIAGTGRQALSELRRTVALLRSPATPDEMPQHGTAGLARVVETMREAGLAVELVQSGAIDDVSPSVSLGVHRLVQESLTNVLRHSGANPKAWVHVARRDCDVLVEVVDNGSSRYGSAAARKRIVGSGNGLVGMRERVAVLGGTLEAGRRPDGGWTVRAEIPLDPDE
- a CDS encoding response regulator, which gives rise to MPISVLLVDDQELMRMGLTMVLDAHDDIVVVGEAADGAGAIQAAADLRPDVVLMDVRMPVVDGVTATARILGSGGPSRVLVMTTFDLDEHALSALRAGASGFLLKDTPPEDLVSAIRSVAAGDAVVSPRVTRRLISRFLNDDITPSRDPAVLDVLTDREREVLCLVAGGLSNSEIADKLYLSEATIKSHIGRVFAKLGVRDRVQAVVLSYETGLVRPGM
- a CDS encoding AAA family ATPase, with translation MHMSSTLLPNRSGTELDSAAALSAMLGAVTTEPRPDDQLEALTLAVSADLPVLLWGEPGIGKTAALTQLAEAVDLPLTTVIASVHEPSDFSGLPVLGDDPATHGVPMAPPDWAVRLVQAGRGLLFLDELSTAPPAVQAALLRLVLERRIGALQLPPGVRIVAAANPPSSAADGWELSPPLANRFVHLHWTHDHEVVVRGLGGTWPRATLPRLDPAKFSDAVTFARRAVCELLTARPALVHQLPNSQTRRGGAWPSPRSWDMTVRLIAFATAASSSTDVLSLLVRGSVGDGPGFELLAAIDRMDLPDPESLLADPTAADLPDRGDLRQAVLDAVVAAVRRRPEKSRWDAAWMLLVAAVQTGPPDLVVVPATTLAALRREDWEVPAEIDQLAGVVSVSLAADRAADRASAQARR
- a CDS encoding vWA domain-containing protein; the encoded protein is MTAAQALDPDKIYAARLHAARARPYLATALYALHIVASPRVPTMGVDRHWRCYASPVFVAQRPAEELASHLVHGVSHLLRDHHGRSDRYARAHDLTGRAERLRMNLAADAEINDDAFGDGLLIPDDAVLPSTLDLPGGQLMEDYLRQFRLGPRTDGLTWLDCGSGADGLCREWELGPDGANGLSDQQRDAVRFRVAHSIVGQPGNAPRGWQRWAEEALHPTQPWRALLGAAIRTATSSSGTGENYTYRRPARRSAAVPGAVLPSLRRTPPRVSVIVDTSGSVSDADLGSALLEVAAITRAVGGRRDLVTVLSCDAAARVVHPLCRAEDIPLFGGGGTDLRAGFTRALRSRPRPDVVVVLTDGQTPWPSSRPGCRTVVGLFPPAGPRGRPDLDSVPDRPPGWAHVVEIGTPRA